One region of Suncus etruscus isolate mSunEtr1 chromosome 5, mSunEtr1.pri.cur, whole genome shotgun sequence genomic DNA includes:
- the SSB gene encoding lupus La protein isoform X2: MIKFNRLNRLTTDFNVIVDALSKSKAELMEISEDKTKIRRSPSKPLPEVTDEYKNDVKNRSVYIKGFPTDATLDDIKEWLENKGQVLNIQMRRTLHKAFKGSIFAVFDSSESAKKFVEMPGQKYKDTDLLILFKEDYFAKKNEERKQNKVEAKLRAKREQEEKQKLAENAEMKSLEEKIGCLLKFSGDLDDQTCREDLHILFSNHGEIKWIDFVRGAKEGIILFKEKAKDALDKAKDANNGNLQLRNKDVTWEVLEGDVEKEALKKIIEDQQESLSKWKSKGRKFKGKGKGNKAQAGSAKGKVQFQGKKTKFDSDNERDENGASGPAKRAREDTDKDEPASKQKKTENGAGDQ, encoded by the exons ATGATAAAATTCAACAG GTTAAATCGTCTAACAACAGATTTTAATGTAATTGTTGATGCACTGAGCAAATCTAAGGCAGAACTCATGGAAATAAGTGAAGACAAAACTAAAATCCGAAGATCTCCAAGTAAACCCCTCCCTGAAGTAACGGATGAGTATAAAAATGATGTAAAAAACAGATCTGTTTACATT aAAGGTTTCCCAACTGATGCAACCCTTGATGACATAAAAGAATGGTTAGAAAATAAAGGTCAAGTACTAAATATTCAAATGAGAAGAACACTTCACAAAGCTTTTAAG GGATCAATATTTGCTGTGTTTGATAGCAGTGAATCTGCCAAGAAGTTTGTGGAGATGCCTGGCCAGAAGTACAAAGACACAGACCTGCTAATACTTTTCAA GGAAGAttactttgcaaaaaaaaatgaagagagaaagcaaaataaagtagAAGCCAAATTACGAGCTAAGCG agagcaagaggaaaaacaaaaattagcagAAAATGCTGAGATG AAATCTCTAGAAGAAAAGATTGGGTGCTTGCTGAAATTTTCAGGGGATTTAGATGATCAGACCTGTAGAGAAGATTTGCACATCCTTTTCTCAAATCATGGTGAAATAAAATGGATAGACTTTGTCAGAGGAGCAAAAGAG GGAATAATTCTATTCAAGGAAAAAGCTAAGGATGCACTCGATAAAGCCAAAGATGCAAATAATGGTAACCTGCAATTAAGGAATAAAGATGTGACGTGGGAAGTTCTTGAAGGAGATGTGGAAAAAGAAGCacttaaaaaaatcatagaagaTCAACAAGAATCCCTAAGTAAATGGAAATCAAAAG GTCGCAAAtttaaaggaaagggaaagggaaataaaGCCCAGGCTGGGTCTGCTAAAGGAAAAGTACAATTTCAGGGCAAGAAAACTAAATTTGATAGTGATAATGAACGTGATGAGAATGGAGCATCTG GACCTGCAAAAAGAGCAAGAGAAGACACCGACAAAGATGAACCTGCGtcgaaacaaaagaaaacagaaaatggtgCTGGAGACCAGTAG
- the SSB gene encoding lupus La protein isoform X1: MAENGDNEKMAALEAKICHQIEYYFGDFNLPRDKFLKEQIKLDEGWVPLEIMIKFNRLNRLTTDFNVIVDALSKSKAELMEISEDKTKIRRSPSKPLPEVTDEYKNDVKNRSVYIKGFPTDATLDDIKEWLENKGQVLNIQMRRTLHKAFKGSIFAVFDSSESAKKFVEMPGQKYKDTDLLILFKEDYFAKKNEERKQNKVEAKLRAKREQEEKQKLAENAEMKSLEEKIGCLLKFSGDLDDQTCREDLHILFSNHGEIKWIDFVRGAKEGIILFKEKAKDALDKAKDANNGNLQLRNKDVTWEVLEGDVEKEALKKIIEDQQESLSKWKSKGRKFKGKGKGNKAQAGSAKGKVQFQGKKTKFDSDNERDENGASGPAKRAREDTDKDEPASKQKKTENGAGDQ, translated from the exons ATGGCTGAAAATGGTGATAATGAAAAAATGGCGGCCCTGGAAGCCAAAATCTGCCATCAGATTGAG tattattttggtGACTTCAATTTGCCTCGGGACAAATTTTTAAAGGAACAAATCAAACTAGATGAGGGCTGGGTGCCTTTGGAGATAATGATAAAATTCAACAG GTTAAATCGTCTAACAACAGATTTTAATGTAATTGTTGATGCACTGAGCAAATCTAAGGCAGAACTCATGGAAATAAGTGAAGACAAAACTAAAATCCGAAGATCTCCAAGTAAACCCCTCCCTGAAGTAACGGATGAGTATAAAAATGATGTAAAAAACAGATCTGTTTACATT aAAGGTTTCCCAACTGATGCAACCCTTGATGACATAAAAGAATGGTTAGAAAATAAAGGTCAAGTACTAAATATTCAAATGAGAAGAACACTTCACAAAGCTTTTAAG GGATCAATATTTGCTGTGTTTGATAGCAGTGAATCTGCCAAGAAGTTTGTGGAGATGCCTGGCCAGAAGTACAAAGACACAGACCTGCTAATACTTTTCAA GGAAGAttactttgcaaaaaaaaatgaagagagaaagcaaaataaagtagAAGCCAAATTACGAGCTAAGCG agagcaagaggaaaaacaaaaattagcagAAAATGCTGAGATG AAATCTCTAGAAGAAAAGATTGGGTGCTTGCTGAAATTTTCAGGGGATTTAGATGATCAGACCTGTAGAGAAGATTTGCACATCCTTTTCTCAAATCATGGTGAAATAAAATGGATAGACTTTGTCAGAGGAGCAAAAGAG GGAATAATTCTATTCAAGGAAAAAGCTAAGGATGCACTCGATAAAGCCAAAGATGCAAATAATGGTAACCTGCAATTAAGGAATAAAGATGTGACGTGGGAAGTTCTTGAAGGAGATGTGGAAAAAGAAGCacttaaaaaaatcatagaagaTCAACAAGAATCCCTAAGTAAATGGAAATCAAAAG GTCGCAAAtttaaaggaaagggaaagggaaataaaGCCCAGGCTGGGTCTGCTAAAGGAAAAGTACAATTTCAGGGCAAGAAAACTAAATTTGATAGTGATAATGAACGTGATGAGAATGGAGCATCTG GACCTGCAAAAAGAGCAAGAGAAGACACCGACAAAGATGAACCTGCGtcgaaacaaaagaaaacagaaaatggtgCTGGAGACCAGTAG